A portion of the Pseudomonas sp. PSE14 genome contains these proteins:
- the ureE gene encoding urease accessory protein UreE, whose amino-acid sequence MLVIHQRTEPREHWDAELRLNYEARSKSRLRCLTSAGEDVGLFLERGQAPLADGECLLANDGRVVRVCAAPEKLLHVTCANARELNRAAYHLGNRHVALQVGEGWLRLLDDYVLKAMLDQLGATVEAIEAPFQPEHGAYGGGHHHSHHGEEEFNYAPKLHQFGVRV is encoded by the coding sequence ATGCTGGTCATCCACCAACGCACCGAACCCCGAGAACACTGGGACGCCGAACTGCGCCTGAACTACGAGGCACGCAGCAAGAGCCGCCTGCGCTGCCTCACCAGCGCCGGTGAAGACGTCGGCCTGTTCCTCGAACGCGGCCAAGCGCCGCTGGCGGATGGCGAATGCCTGCTGGCCAACGATGGCCGCGTGGTGCGTGTCTGCGCGGCGCCGGAAAAGCTCCTCCACGTGACCTGCGCCAATGCCCGCGAGCTGAACCGCGCGGCCTATCACCTGGGCAACCGCCATGTCGCGCTGCAGGTCGGCGAGGGCTGGCTGCGCCTGCTCGACGACTATGTGCTCAAGGCCATGCTCGACCAGCTCGGCGCCACGGTGGAGGCCATCGAGGCGCCCTTCCAGCCCGAGCACGGCGCCTACGGCGGCGGACATCACCACTCGCACCATGGCGAGGAAGAGTTCAACTACGCGCCGAAGCTGCACCAGTTCGGTGTGCGCGTGTGA
- a CDS encoding MFS transporter yields MFSPLVTFPALYTATLLMLAGSGLFTTYMGLRLTQEGVSDLWVGGLMAAYYFGLVCGGKFGHKLIAGFGHIRSYVACAGLATVIVLIHALVSQLEVWVLLRFVMGAVMMNQYMVIESWLNEQAESRQRGKVFAGYMVAVDAGLVVGQGLLALSPALDYKPLLLVAICFSSCLIPLALTRRVHPAKLVAAPLEIGFFWKRVPQSLGTIFVAGLMVGAFYGLAPVYAARNGLDTSQSSLFVGICIIAGFCAQWPLGWLSDRMNRSWLIRGNALLLCVASVPMWGLVQLPYQLLLANGFVTGMLLFTLYPLAVALANDHVEQPRRVALSAMLLTTYGVGACIGPLFAGAMMRHFGPGMFYMLVSAYALLLIFWVQPKRVSGMHRVDEAPLHHVPMPDTVSPMAAALDPRVEEVPEELVVEAPPTIGRSDGAPDKPETGA; encoded by the coding sequence ATGTTCAGCCCGCTCGTCACCTTTCCCGCACTCTATACCGCCACGCTGCTGATGCTCGCCGGCTCCGGCCTGTTCACCACCTACATGGGCCTGCGCCTGACCCAGGAAGGGGTAAGCGACCTGTGGGTCGGTGGCCTGATGGCCGCCTACTACTTCGGCCTGGTCTGCGGCGGCAAGTTCGGCCACAAGCTGATCGCCGGCTTCGGCCACATCCGTTCCTACGTGGCCTGCGCGGGCCTGGCGACGGTGATCGTGTTGATCCACGCGCTGGTCTCGCAGCTGGAGGTGTGGGTGCTGCTGCGCTTCGTGATGGGCGCGGTGATGATGAACCAGTACATGGTGATCGAAAGCTGGCTCAACGAGCAGGCCGAATCGCGCCAGCGCGGCAAGGTATTCGCCGGCTACATGGTGGCGGTGGATGCCGGGCTGGTGGTCGGCCAGGGCCTGCTGGCGCTGAGCCCGGCGCTGGATTACAAGCCGCTGCTGCTGGTCGCCATCTGCTTCTCTTCCTGCCTGATCCCGCTGGCGCTGACCCGCCGGGTGCACCCGGCCAAGCTGGTGGCGGCGCCGCTGGAGATCGGTTTCTTCTGGAAGCGCGTGCCGCAGTCGCTGGGCACCATTTTCGTCGCCGGTCTGATGGTCGGTGCCTTCTACGGCCTGGCGCCGGTGTACGCGGCGCGCAATGGCCTGGATACCTCGCAGTCGAGCCTGTTCGTCGGTATCTGCATCATCGCCGGCTTCTGCGCGCAGTGGCCGCTGGGCTGGTTGTCGGACCGGATGAACCGCAGTTGGCTGATCCGTGGCAATGCGCTGTTGCTGTGCGTGGCTTCGGTGCCGATGTGGGGGCTGGTCCAGCTGCCGTATCAACTGCTGCTGGCCAACGGTTTCGTCACCGGCATGCTGCTGTTCACCCTCTATCCGCTGGCGGTGGCGCTGGCCAACGACCACGTCGAACAGCCGCGCCGCGTGGCGCTCTCGGCGATGCTGCTGACCACCTACGGCGTCGGCGCCTGCATCGGCCCGTTGTTCGCCGGCGCGATGATGCGGCACTTCGGCCCGGGCATGTTCTACATGCTGGTGTCGGCCTATGCGCTGCTGCTGATCTTCTGGGTCCAGCCCAAGCGCGTTTCGGGTATGCACCGCGTCGACGAGGCGCCGCTGCACCATGTACCGATGCCCGATACCGTCAGCCCTATGGCTGCGGCCCTCGACCCGCGCGTCGAGGAAGTGCCGGAGGAACTGGTGGTGGAAGCGCCGCCGACCATCGGCCGTTCAGACGGTGCGCCGGACAAGCCCGAAACCGGGGCCTGA
- a CDS encoding AsmA family protein, with translation MTRGQRICLWTFTGFVALFAAALVFIATFDWNRVKPMINEKVTAELGRPFAINGDLQVLWRTEPEEGGWRALVPWPHFNAADITLGNPDWAAGKTPQFARLEKVEFRLAPLPLLWQTVSIPQIILTRPSADLLRLADGRATWTFELPKKDEEANPEPSPWKLDIGEIGFDKGRITLDDRSLKTRLELLVDPLGKPVPFGQLAGKALAGTDAAQTQDYVFGWKLKGEYKGLPLSGSGKVGGMLALQDVAKPFPVQADIAAGSTRASVVGRLTDPLNLGALDLRLKLAGTSMANLFPLTGVTLPDTPAYETDGRLTAQLKDPDGATFHYDDFNGKVGGSDLHGSLLFVNRQPRPKLSGKLHSEQLRMVDLGPLIGVDSNKDKQARGQATRQPADKVLPVEEFRTERWRAMDADVEFTGKRIAHSDKLPLSDLYTHLVLNDGLLTLEPLRFGVAGGTLDSQIRLDGGKTPMQSRVELKARSFKLKQLFPSFAPMQTSFGELNGDAALSGTGNSVASILGGANGQMKLLMNDGRISKGLMEIAGLNVGNYVVAKLFGDDEVKINCAAADVGITKGVAEPRVFVFDTENAIINVQGTANFANEQLDLDVIPESKGLRIFSLRSPLYVQGTFKNPRAGVHSGPLVLRGAGMVALGVALTPAAALLALVAPSQKDDNQCGPLLQQMKQPAKAPAPGKRQ, from the coding sequence ATGACGCGCGGCCAGCGAATCTGCCTTTGGACCTTCACCGGCTTCGTCGCCCTCTTCGCGGCAGCGCTGGTGTTCATCGCCACCTTTGACTGGAATCGGGTGAAGCCGATGATCAACGAGAAGGTGACCGCCGAACTGGGGCGCCCCTTCGCCATCAACGGCGACCTGCAGGTGCTCTGGCGCACCGAGCCGGAGGAGGGCGGCTGGCGTGCCCTGGTGCCCTGGCCGCACTTCAATGCCGCCGACATCACCCTGGGCAATCCCGACTGGGCCGCCGGCAAGACTCCGCAATTCGCCCGCCTGGAGAAGGTGGAGTTCCGCCTGGCGCCGCTGCCGCTGCTCTGGCAGACCGTGAGCATCCCGCAGATCATCCTCACCCGCCCCAGCGCCGACCTGTTGCGCCTGGCCGATGGCCGCGCCACCTGGACCTTCGAACTGCCGAAGAAGGACGAGGAGGCCAATCCCGAGCCGTCGCCGTGGAAGCTGGATATCGGCGAGATAGGCTTCGACAAGGGGCGCATCACCCTCGATGACCGGAGCCTCAAGACTCGCCTGGAACTGCTGGTGGACCCGCTCGGCAAGCCGGTGCCCTTCGGCCAGTTGGCCGGCAAGGCGCTGGCCGGGACGGACGCGGCGCAGACTCAGGACTACGTGTTCGGCTGGAAGCTCAAGGGCGAGTACAAGGGGCTGCCGCTGAGCGGCTCCGGCAAGGTGGGCGGCATGCTGGCCCTGCAGGACGTCGCCAAGCCCTTCCCGGTGCAGGCGGACATCGCCGCCGGCAGCACCCGCGCCAGCGTGGTCGGCCGGCTGACCGATCCGCTGAACCTGGGGGCGCTCGACCTGCGCCTGAAGCTGGCCGGCACTAGCATGGCCAACCTGTTCCCGCTCACCGGCGTGACCCTGCCCGACACCCCGGCCTATGAAACCGACGGCCGCCTCACGGCGCAACTGAAGGACCCCGACGGCGCGACCTTCCACTATGACGATTTCAACGGCAAGGTCGGTGGCAGCGATCTCCATGGCAGTCTGTTGTTCGTCAATCGCCAGCCGCGCCCGAAGCTCTCCGGCAAGCTGCATTCCGAGCAACTGCGGATGGTCGACCTGGGCCCGCTGATCGGCGTCGACTCGAACAAGGACAAGCAGGCGCGCGGTCAGGCCACCCGCCAGCCGGCGGACAAGGTGCTGCCGGTGGAAGAGTTCCGTACCGAGCGCTGGCGCGCGATGGACGCCGACGTGGAGTTCACCGGCAAGCGCATCGCGCACAGCGACAAGCTGCCGCTCAGCGATCTCTACACCCACCTGGTGCTCAACGACGGTCTGCTCACCCTTGAGCCGCTGCGCTTCGGCGTAGCCGGCGGCACGCTGGATTCGCAGATCCGCCTGGACGGCGGCAAGACGCCCATGCAGAGCCGTGTCGAACTCAAGGCGCGCAGCTTCAAGCTCAAGCAACTGTTCCCCAGTTTCGCGCCGATGCAGACCAGCTTCGGCGAGCTCAATGGCGACGCCGCGCTCAGCGGCACCGGCAATTCCGTGGCGAGCATCCTCGGCGGCGCCAACGGGCAGATGAAGCTGCTGATGAATGACGGGCGAATCAGCAAGGGGCTGATGGAGATCGCCGGCCTCAACGTCGGCAACTACGTGGTGGCCAAGCTGTTCGGCGACGACGAGGTGAAGATCAATTGCGCCGCCGCCGACGTCGGCATCACCAAGGGCGTGGCGGAGCCGCGGGTGTTCGTGTTCGACACCGAGAACGCCATCATCAACGTGCAGGGCACCGCCAACTTCGCCAATGAGCAACTGGACCTGGACGTGATCCCCGAGAGCAAGGGCCTGCGCATCTTCTCGTTGCGCTCACCGCTCTACGTCCAGGGCACCTTCAAGAATCCCCGCGCCGGGGTGCATAGCGGTCCGCTGGTGCTGCGCGGCGCGGGCATGGTCGCGCTGGGCGTGGCGCTGACGCCAGCGGCCGCGCTGCTGGCGCTGGTGGCGCCCAGCCAGAAGGACGACAACCAGTGCGGTCCGCTGCTGCAGCAGATGAAGCAGCCGGCGAAGGCACCGGCGCCCGGCAAGCGTCAGTAG
- a CDS encoding fatty acid desaturase, producing the protein MRDDRELSAAELAAFGAELDALRQHTLHALGESDARYIRRIRAAVRFCCWSGRALLMAGWFPPTWLLGTFLLGLGKILENMELGHNVMHGQYDWMNDPEFAGRAYEWDIVGPADFWRHTHNHIHHTYTNVLGKDDDVGYGVVRLFPEQKWKPFYRWQPLWVAIQALLFQYAVAIQHLRLDKYLKGRMSRDELRPLLRQFNAKVLRQWLKDYAVFPLLGLFTGAFGAVLLGNVIANLMRNLWTFTVIFCGHFTEKAAVFPPQVLENETRGHWYLRQLRGSSNLEGGRLFHILTGNLSHQIEHHLFPDLPARRYAELSRQVREIAARYGQTYNSGRLSAQFATVIRRIWIYRLPNAVASA; encoded by the coding sequence ATGCGCGACGACCGCGAACTATCCGCCGCTGAGCTGGCGGCCTTCGGTGCCGAACTGGACGCCCTGCGCCAGCACACCCTGCACGCCCTGGGCGAGAGCGACGCCCGCTACATCCGCCGCATCCGCGCGGCGGTGCGCTTCTGCTGCTGGAGCGGCCGTGCGCTGCTGATGGCCGGCTGGTTCCCGCCCACCTGGCTGCTCGGCACGTTCCTGCTCGGGCTGGGCAAGATCCTGGAGAACATGGAGCTGGGCCATAACGTCATGCATGGCCAGTACGACTGGATGAACGACCCGGAATTCGCCGGACGCGCCTATGAGTGGGACATCGTCGGGCCTGCGGACTTCTGGCGGCACACGCACAACCACATCCACCACACCTACACCAACGTGCTGGGCAAGGACGACGACGTCGGCTACGGCGTGGTGCGCCTGTTCCCCGAGCAGAAGTGGAAGCCCTTCTACCGCTGGCAGCCGCTGTGGGTGGCGATCCAGGCGCTGCTGTTCCAGTACGCCGTGGCCATCCAGCACCTGCGCCTGGACAAGTACCTGAAAGGCCGCATGAGCCGGGACGAGCTGCGCCCGCTGCTGCGCCAGTTCAACGCCAAGGTGCTGCGCCAGTGGCTCAAGGATTACGCGGTGTTCCCGCTGCTGGGGCTGTTCACCGGGGCCTTCGGCGCGGTGCTGCTGGGCAACGTGATCGCCAACCTGATGCGCAACCTGTGGACCTTCACGGTGATCTTCTGCGGTCATTTCACCGAGAAGGCCGCGGTGTTCCCGCCGCAGGTGCTGGAGAACGAGACGCGCGGCCACTGGTACCTGCGCCAGTTGCGCGGGTCGAGCAACCTGGAGGGGGGGCGGTTGTTCCACATCCTCACCGGTAACCTCAGCCACCAGATCGAGCATCACCTGTTCCCCGACCTTCCGGCGCGCCGTTACGCCGAGCTGTCGCGCCAGGTGCGCGAGATCGCCGCGCGCTACGGACAGACCTACAACAGCGGCAGGCTGTCCGCGCAATTCGCCACGGTCATCAGGCGGATCTGGATCTACCGCCTGCCCAATGCCGTCGCCAGCGCCTGA
- a CDS encoding oxaloacetate decarboxylase, translating into MHRASFHELRKEFRALLTSSSCYHTASVFDPMSARIAADLGFEVGILGGSVASLQVLAAPDFALITLSEFVEQATRIGRVARLPVIADADHGYGNALNTMRTVVELERAGVAALTIEDTLLPAQFGRKSTDLISVEEGVGKIRAAIEARIDEDMAIIARTNAEVLEVDDVIRRTLAYQAAGADGICMVGIRDFDHLEAIARHLSVPLMLVSYGNPALRDDQRLARLGVRIVVDGHAAYFAAIKATYDCLREQRGVDASDLTASELAKKYTLPEEYQIWAREYMEVKE; encoded by the coding sequence ATGCACAGAGCCTCCTTCCACGAATTGCGCAAGGAATTCCGCGCCTTACTGACTTCTTCCTCCTGCTACCACACCGCTTCGGTGTTCGATCCGATGTCGGCGCGCATCGCCGCGGATCTGGGGTTCGAGGTAGGCATCCTGGGCGGTTCTGTAGCTTCACTACAAGTTTTGGCAGCGCCGGACTTCGCGCTGATTACCCTCAGCGAGTTCGTCGAGCAGGCTACCCGCATCGGCCGTGTCGCCCGCCTGCCGGTGATCGCCGACGCCGACCACGGCTACGGCAACGCGCTGAATACCATGCGCACCGTGGTTGAACTGGAGCGCGCCGGCGTGGCCGCGCTGACCATCGAGGATACCCTGCTGCCGGCGCAGTTCGGCCGCAAGTCCACCGACCTGATCAGCGTGGAAGAGGGCGTGGGCAAGATCCGCGCGGCCATCGAGGCGCGCATCGACGAAGACATGGCGATCATCGCCCGCACCAATGCCGAAGTGCTGGAAGTGGACGACGTGATCCGCCGCACCCTGGCCTACCAGGCCGCCGGCGCCGATGGCATCTGCATGGTTGGCATCCGCGACTTCGACCACCTGGAGGCGATCGCCCGCCACCTCTCCGTGCCGCTGATGCTGGTGTCCTACGGCAACCCGGCGCTGCGCGACGACCAACGCCTGGCGCGCCTGGGCGTGCGCATCGTGGTGGACGGTCACGCCGCCTACTTCGCTGCGATCAAGGCCACCTACGACTGCCTGCGCGAGCAGCGCGGCGTGGACGCCTCCGACCTGACCGCGTCGGAGCTGGCGAAGAAGTACACGCTGCCCGAGGAATATCAGATCTGGGCGCGGGAATACATGGAAGTAAAAGAGTAA
- a CDS encoding Hsp70 family protein → MFQTTAARALGIDFGTSNSTVGWWRPDTEPLIALEDDKITLPSVIFFNVEERRPVFGRLALHEYLEGYEGRLMRSLKSLLGSSLLKSETTVLGSAMPFKDLLGLFIGELKKRAENVAEREFDSVVLGRPVFFVDDDPKADQEAQDTLVAVARKLGFKDVSFQYEPLAAAFDYERSIQREELVLIVDIGGGTSDFSLVRLAPERREVADRHGDILATGGVHIGGTDFDKQLSIQGVMPLFGYGSRMKSDAFMPTSYHLNLATWHTINAVYAQKSQLALQNMRYDIVDATGIDRLFKLIEQRAGHWLAMQVEASKIELSDSQQRDIDLARIEPGLIAELSRELFEGAIGPLLERVRGSITELLNSADVDPVRVDTVFFTGGSSGVPALRQSVAAMLPNARHVDGDRFGGIGSGLAIEAMKRYG, encoded by the coding sequence ATGTTCCAGACCACTGCGGCCCGCGCCCTGGGCATCGACTTCGGCACCTCCAATTCCACCGTCGGCTGGTGGCGCCCGGACACCGAACCGCTGATCGCCCTGGAAGACGACAAGATCACCCTGCCCTCGGTGATCTTCTTCAATGTCGAGGAGCGCCGTCCGGTGTTCGGCCGCCTGGCCCTGCACGAATACCTGGAAGGCTACGAAGGCCGCCTGATGCGCTCGCTGAAAAGCCTGCTGGGCTCCTCGCTGCTGAAAAGCGAGACCACCGTGCTGGGCAGCGCCATGCCGTTCAAGGACCTGCTGGGCCTGTTCATCGGCGAACTGAAGAAGCGCGCCGAAAACGTGGCGGAGCGCGAGTTCGACTCCGTGGTGCTGGGCCGTCCGGTGTTCTTCGTCGATGACGATCCCAAGGCCGACCAGGAAGCCCAGGACACCCTGGTGGCGGTCGCCCGGAAGCTCGGCTTCAAGGACGTCTCCTTCCAGTACGAACCGCTGGCCGCGGCCTTCGACTACGAGCGCAGCATCCAGCGCGAGGAGCTGGTGCTGATCGTCGACATCGGCGGCGGTACCTCCGACTTCTCGCTGGTGCGCCTGGCGCCGGAGCGCCGCGAAGTGGCCGACCGCCACGGCGACATCCTCGCCACCGGCGGCGTGCACATCGGCGGTACCGATTTCGACAAGCAACTGAGCATCCAGGGCGTGATGCCGCTGTTCGGCTACGGCAGCCGGATGAAGAGCGACGCCTTCATGCCCACCAGCTACCACCTGAACCTCGCCACCTGGCACACCATCAACGCGGTGTACGCGCAGAAGTCCCAGCTGGCGCTGCAGAACATGCGCTACGACATCGTCGACGCCACCGGCATCGACCGCCTGTTCAAACTGATCGAGCAGCGCGCTGGCCACTGGCTGGCGATGCAGGTTGAGGCCAGCAAGATCGAACTCTCCGACAGCCAGCAGCGCGACATCGACCTCGCGCGCATCGAGCCGGGCCTGATCGCCGAGCTCAGCCGCGAGCTGTTCGAAGGCGCCATCGGCCCGCTGCTGGAGCGTGTCCGCGGCAGCATCACCGAGCTGCTCAACTCCGCCGATGTCGATCCGGTGCGGGTCGACACCGTGTTCTTCACCGGCGGCTCGTCCGGCGTGCCGGCGCTGCGCCAGAGCGTGGCAGCCATGCTGCCCAATGCCCGCCACGTCGACGGCGACCGCTTCGGCGGCATCGGCAGCGGCCTGGCCATCGAAGCGATGAAGCGTTACGGCTGA
- a CDS encoding DksA/TraR family C4-type zinc finger protein, producing MASGWANDGAVQEQIDSTIEDAIARARSQLPKGESLTHCEECDAPIPEARRKAIPGVHLCVNCQAEHDKASAAYAGYNRRGSKDSQLR from the coding sequence ATGGCCAGTGGCTGGGCAAACGACGGCGCGGTTCAGGAACAGATCGACAGTACCATCGAGGATGCCATCGCACGGGCGCGTAGCCAGCTGCCCAAGGGCGAGAGCCTGACCCATTGCGAGGAATGCGATGCGCCCATCCCCGAGGCGCGGCGCAAGGCAATTCCCGGCGTGCACCTGTGCGTGAACTGCCAGGCCGAGCACGACAAGGCGTCGGCGGCCTACGCCGGCTACAACCGGCGGGGGAGCAAGGACAGTCAGCTGCGCTGA
- a CDS encoding TetR family transcriptional regulator, with product MSTPRAEQKQQTRQALMDAARSLMDSGRGFGSLSLREVAKTAGIVPAGFYRHFTDMDQLGLALVADVDETFRQTLRVVRRNEFELGGVIEASVRIFLDAVSANRTQFLFLAREQYGGSLPIRQAVGELRQRITDDLAADLALLNKLPHLQAQDIDVIADLVVKTVFATLPELIDPPADSLPTHLSPEAKVTQQLRFIMIGAKHWTGIGSRP from the coding sequence ATGTCCACTCCCCGCGCCGAACAGAAACAACAGACCCGCCAGGCCCTGATGGATGCGGCCCGAAGCCTGATGGACAGCGGTCGCGGCTTCGGCAGCCTGAGCCTGCGGGAAGTGGCGAAGACGGCGGGGATCGTACCGGCGGGTTTCTACCGGCATTTCACCGACATGGACCAGCTCGGCCTTGCACTGGTGGCGGATGTCGACGAGACCTTCCGCCAGACCCTGCGCGTGGTGCGGCGCAACGAGTTCGAGCTGGGGGGTGTGATCGAAGCCTCGGTACGCATCTTCCTCGACGCGGTCAGCGCCAACCGCACCCAGTTCCTCTTCCTCGCCCGCGAGCAGTACGGCGGCTCGCTGCCGATCCGCCAGGCCGTAGGTGAACTGCGCCAGCGCATCACCGACGACCTCGCCGCCGACCTCGCGCTGCTGAACAAGCTGCCGCACCTGCAGGCGCAGGACATCGATGTGATCGCCGACCTGGTGGTGAAGACGGTGTTCGCCACCCTGCCCGAGCTGATCGACCCGCCAGCCGACTCGCTGCCGACGCACCTGTCGCCCGAGGCCAAGGTGACCCAGCAGCTGCGTTTCATCATGATCGGCGCCAAGCACTGGACGGGGATCGGCTCAAGGCCCTGA
- a CDS encoding ferredoxin reductase, with amino-acid sequence MSILPFAGLRLLRPLLVPLHALVRGRWLRESDVDAVLRVLNTGWALDRVYARVEARQWVAEDMLELRLRPNAHWRGARPGQHVQLYIERGGVRCSRSYSLTRIAADGCLEFAVKLQPGGRVSSYLLHQLAVGEVLELGRPDGELSWPQDGQGVLLLAAGSGLTPLLGLLREALARGYNGPVTLLHYVRERGQRAFVAALETLARQYPNLELRWVLSGDALADGELRGRFHPGHVEGLGDRHVLACGPGGFVDSVRQALGASSRSLQVESFSPPSWDEDEPARSVNLHFARSALEVTGDSRRSLLEQAEASGLRPAHGCRQGVCASCTCTLVSGCVRDLRSGELFSEPGQPIRICVSAPQGDLTVDL; translated from the coding sequence ATGTCGATCCTCCCTTTCGCCGGTTTGCGCCTGCTCCGGCCGCTGCTCGTGCCATTGCATGCCCTGGTGCGTGGCCGGTGGCTGCGCGAGTCGGATGTCGATGCCGTGCTGCGTGTGCTCAACACCGGTTGGGCACTGGACCGGGTGTACGCTCGGGTCGAGGCGCGGCAGTGGGTGGCGGAAGACATGCTCGAACTGCGCCTGCGTCCGAACGCCCACTGGCGTGGTGCGCGGCCTGGCCAGCACGTGCAGCTGTACATCGAGCGCGGCGGCGTGCGTTGCAGCCGCAGCTACAGCCTGACCCGCATCGCCGCGGACGGCTGCCTGGAGTTCGCGGTGAAGCTGCAGCCCGGTGGCCGCGTGTCCTCCTACCTGCTGCACCAACTGGCGGTGGGCGAGGTGCTGGAGCTGGGCCGCCCGGACGGCGAGCTGAGCTGGCCTCAGGACGGGCAGGGCGTGTTGTTGCTGGCGGCGGGCAGCGGGCTGACGCCTTTGCTCGGCCTGCTGCGCGAGGCACTGGCGCGTGGCTACAACGGGCCGGTGACGCTGCTGCATTACGTTCGCGAACGCGGCCAGCGAGCGTTCGTCGCCGCGTTGGAGACGCTGGCGCGGCAGTACCCAAACCTCGAACTGCGCTGGGTCCTGAGTGGCGATGCCCTAGCTGATGGCGAGCTGCGCGGGCGTTTTCACCCCGGACATGTCGAGGGACTGGGCGACCGCCATGTGCTGGCCTGCGGCCCCGGCGGCTTCGTCGACAGCGTGCGCCAGGCGCTCGGCGCGAGTAGCCGCAGTCTTCAGGTGGAAAGCTTCAGCCCGCCGAGCTGGGACGAGGACGAGCCGGCGCGGTCGGTGAACCTGCATTTTGCCCGCAGCGCACTGGAGGTTACCGGCGACAGCCGCCGCAGCCTGCTGGAGCAGGCCGAGGCCAGCGGCCTGCGTCCGGCCCATGGCTGCCGGCAGGGCGTCTGCGCCAGCTGCACCTGCACCCTGGTCAGCGGCTGCGTGCGTGACCTGCGTAGCGGCGAGCTGTTCAGCGAACCGGGCCAGCCCATTCGTATCTGCGTCAGCGCGCCCCAGGGCGACCTGACCGTCGACCTCTGA
- the osmE gene encoding osmotically-inducible lipoprotein OsmE, translating to MDKRSLLALLVLASLAGCASNTKVQNPVNFITFRNEPLVRDVDKGMTKEQVLRIGGPPSSTQRRANGLGNCNSYILAKDGQQQAFYVSFDSSGKVDGSGFMTCSELERRESD from the coding sequence ATGGATAAACGATCACTGCTGGCCCTGCTCGTATTGGCGTCGTTGGCGGGATGCGCCTCCAACACCAAGGTGCAGAATCCGGTCAACTTCATCACCTTCCGCAACGAGCCGCTGGTGCGTGACGTCGACAAGGGCATGACCAAGGAGCAAGTGCTGCGCATCGGCGGGCCGCCGTCGTCCACGCAGAGGCGCGCGAATGGCCTTGGCAACTGCAACAGCTACATTCTCGCCAAGGACGGCCAGCAGCAGGCCTTCTACGTCAGCTTCGACAGCAGCGGCAAGGTCGACGGCTCGGGCTTCATGACCTGCTCCGAGCTGGAGCGCCGCGAAAGCGACTGA
- a CDS encoding GyrI-like domain-containing protein, producing MKHRIIELPAFTVVGMDYRGSAPGDSIGQLWQRFLPREHEIRANPQDSNAYGVCTQLPGGEFHYIAALPVEADAAVPEGMLKFEVPAQKYAVFTHIGPVQGIADSFQAIYSSLLVQLGLEPRKGIDLERYTERFLGPENPASETDLYIPIY from the coding sequence ATGAAACACAGGATCATCGAGCTGCCCGCCTTCACCGTGGTGGGCATGGACTATCGGGGCAGCGCCCCCGGTGACAGCATCGGCCAGCTCTGGCAGCGCTTCCTGCCGCGCGAGCATGAGATCCGCGCCAACCCGCAGGACAGCAACGCCTATGGCGTCTGCACCCAGCTGCCGGGCGGCGAGTTCCACTACATCGCGGCGCTGCCGGTGGAAGCCGACGCGGCGGTGCCCGAGGGCATGCTGAAGTTCGAGGTGCCGGCGCAGAAGTACGCGGTGTTCACCCACATCGGCCCGGTGCAGGGGATCGCCGACAGCTTCCAGGCCATCTATTCCAGCCTGCTCGTCCAGCTGGGCCTCGAACCGCGCAAGGGCATCGACCTGGAACGCTACACCGAACGCTTCCTCGGCCCGGAGAACCCGGCCTCGGAAACCGACCTGTACATTCCGATCTACTGA
- a CDS encoding Rho termination factor N-terminal domain-containing protein produces the protein MSRGDKSLYSASQKRKAAHIEESYRHLGMSREEAEALAWATVNRQSGGGERKGGAGQRKSEGAKAMARSASARRAAKSRQGASTKPGGRSLAPLEALTREQLLERAKRKGISGRWRMRKDELIEALR, from the coding sequence ATGTCGCGTGGAGACAAGAGCCTGTACAGCGCCAGCCAGAAACGCAAGGCGGCGCACATCGAAGAGAGCTACCGGCACCTGGGAATGAGCCGCGAGGAGGCCGAGGCGCTGGCCTGGGCCACGGTCAATCGCCAGTCCGGCGGCGGTGAGCGCAAGGGCGGTGCCGGCCAGCGCAAGAGCGAAGGGGCCAAGGCGATGGCCCGCAGTGCCTCGGCGCGGCGCGCGGCAAAGAGCCGACAGGGTGCGTCAACCAAACCCGGTGGGCGGAGCCTGGCTCCGCTGGAGGCGCTGACCCGCGAGCAGTTGCTCGAGCGCGCGAAGCGCAAGGGCATCAGTGGGCGCTGGCGCATGCGCAAGGATGAGCTGATCGAGGCCCTGCGCTGA
- a CDS encoding DUF6868 family protein, translating into MTPADLKSFLLYCTLINYAVLLIWFAAFSFAHDPLHRLHSRWFRISVERFDALHYGGMAVYKIGVLLLNLVPLIALCLLY; encoded by the coding sequence ATGACACCCGCCGACCTCAAGTCCTTCCTGCTCTACTGCACCCTGATCAACTACGCAGTCCTGCTGATCTGGTTCGCCGCCTTCAGCTTCGCCCACGACCCGCTGCATCGCCTGCACTCGCGCTGGTTCAGGATATCCGTCGAACGTTTCGATGCCCTGCACTATGGCGGCATGGCGGTCTACAAGATCGGCGTACTGTTGCTGAACCTGGTGCCGCTGATCGCCCTGTGCCTGCTGTACTGA